The Geotalea uraniireducens Rf4 genome window below encodes:
- a CDS encoding lysophospholipid acyltransferase family protein → MGKLADHRINILLFPEGERSEDGSLLPFQQGLGIMVRELGIPVVPVKIAGLEKVFPRGAHWPRRGRVTVTFGEPLRFSGESPGEIVEKARKAVLEL, encoded by the coding sequence ATGGGGAAGCTCGCCGACCACCGGATCAACATCCTCCTCTTCCCGGAAGGGGAAAGGTCAGAGGACGGCAGCCTCCTCCCTTTTCAGCAAGGACTCGGCATAATGGTTAGGGAATTGGGGATACCGGTCGTGCCGGTAAAGATCGCAGGTCTGGAAAAGGTGTTTCCCCGCGGCGCGCATTGGCCGCGAAGGGGGCGGGTAACGGTCACCTTCGGCGAACCGCTCCGATTCAGCGGGGAATCCCCCGGTGAGATCGTCGAGAAGGCGCGGAAGGCGGTTTTGGAGCTGTAA
- a CDS encoding type II toxin-antitoxin system MqsA family antitoxin, whose product MTNPVCPETGAPMYRGVRPMTLTYKGKSITFDMPGWYCDQSEESIHTGEDMKVSDRMLNLLKARSEGLLEPEEIRRIRKKLHLSQEAAGLLIGGGPRAFQKYESGDLLPSRAVSSALVLLDHDPEALSVLKAHSKAA is encoded by the coding sequence ATGACTAATCCCGTTTGTCCGGAAACGGGGGCGCCAATGTATCGCGGGGTGCGCCCCATGACTCTTACCTACAAAGGGAAGAGCATTACTTTCGATATGCCTGGTTGGTATTGTGACCAATCAGAGGAGAGTATACATACCGGTGAGGATATGAAGGTTTCCGACCGGATGTTGAATCTCCTCAAGGCCCGAAGCGAAGGGCTGCTTGAGCCGGAGGAAATTCGTCGTATCCGTAAGAAACTTCATCTCTCGCAGGAAGCGGCAGGCCTCTTGATCGGCGGTGGCCCGCGGGCTTTCCAGAAATACGAAAGTGGTGATTTATTGCCTAGCCGTGCTGTCAGCAGCGCTCTTGTTTTGCTGGATCATGACCCGGAGGCGTTGTCGGTGCTCAAGGCTCACAGTAAAGCTGCTTAA
- a CDS encoding methionine adenosyltransferase: MIIMIVVETYKGKSITEHRVEIVERKGTGHPDQICDSIMDAISVALSQEYLREFGTILHHNIDKSLLAAGRVEKFFGGGHVVQPMELIIGDRATFRAAGREIPVAEIAVAAARKWLGANMRFVDPDRHLNYRIVLAPGSEELTDIFARPGEVRVANDTSAAVGYYPLSPTERAVLDLERHLNSAAFKGRYPETGEDVKVMGLRRVNVLELTVAMPLLATFIRSEEEYFARKEAILKEMQGFLGDYTGFRRREVHFNGLDAPGRGLGGVYLSLLGTSAEDADSGQVGRGNRVNGLISMNRPMGTEAAAGKNPVSHVGKIYNVLAHKIAREIFETIDGIKEVYVLLLNRIGTPIDQPQMATAQLLLERGRKIDEIAKTVEDIFEREFAGINAFCTALARGEYPVC, translated from the coding sequence ATGATAATCATGATAGTCGTCGAGACCTACAAGGGAAAATCGATTACCGAGCACCGGGTGGAGATCGTCGAGCGGAAGGGAACGGGGCATCCCGACCAGATCTGCGACTCGATCATGGACGCCATATCCGTGGCCCTGTCCCAGGAGTACCTCCGTGAATTCGGCACGATCCTCCACCACAACATCGACAAGAGCCTCCTTGCCGCCGGCAGGGTCGAGAAATTTTTCGGCGGAGGTCATGTGGTGCAGCCGATGGAGCTGATCATCGGCGATCGGGCCACCTTCCGGGCCGCCGGGCGGGAGATCCCGGTCGCAGAGATCGCCGTGGCCGCCGCCAGGAAATGGCTCGGGGCAAACATGCGCTTCGTCGATCCGGATCGGCACCTGAACTACAGGATCGTGCTCGCCCCCGGTTCGGAGGAGCTGACCGACATCTTCGCCCGGCCCGGCGAGGTCCGGGTGGCGAACGACACCTCGGCCGCCGTCGGCTATTACCCGTTGAGTCCGACGGAACGGGCCGTGCTGGATCTGGAGCGGCATCTCAACTCGGCCGCGTTCAAGGGGCGCTATCCGGAGACCGGCGAGGACGTGAAGGTCATGGGGCTGAGAAGGGTGAACGTCCTGGAACTGACGGTGGCCATGCCGCTCCTTGCGACTTTTATCCGGTCGGAAGAGGAGTATTTCGCCCGCAAGGAGGCGATACTCAAGGAAATGCAGGGATTTCTCGGCGACTATACCGGCTTCAGGAGGCGAGAGGTCCATTTCAACGGCCTCGATGCGCCCGGCCGGGGACTCGGCGGCGTCTACCTGAGCCTGCTCGGCACATCGGCCGAGGATGCGGATTCGGGCCAGGTGGGGCGCGGCAACCGGGTGAACGGCCTCATCTCCATGAACCGGCCGATGGGGACCGAAGCTGCTGCCGGAAAAAACCCGGTGAGCCACGTGGGGAAGATTTACAACGTCCTCGCCCACAAGATCGCCCGGGAAATCTTTGAAACCATTGACGGCATAAAGGAGGTCTACGTGCTGCTCCTCAACAGGATCGGCACCCCCATCGATCAGCCGCAGATGGCCACCGCCCAGCTTCTCCTTGAGCGGGGACGGAAGATCGACGAGATAGCAAAGACCGTGGAAGACATCTTCGAACGGGAATTTGCCGGGATAAACGCCTTCTGCACGGCGCTTGCCCGGGGGGAGTATCCGGTCTGCTGA
- a CDS encoding AMP-binding protein, which yields MKNLSDLFQTFKNRGDETSLIYRTGVRRLVFSYEQLTDLSLKMNRWLARQGIGHGDRVLLWGPNSPWWAVAFWGIIIRGGIVVPVDFMSGRERAETIANLTGARLVIQSRYKLERMTEHPAVLMEELEFLLDGLEPLMKIASPEPDEAAQLIYTSGTTGTPKGVILTHRNLLANLSQVNRHIPVVGQEFSFLSLLPLSHMFEQMGGFFIPLYHGAAIVYLRTLKPSAIMEALADEDIYAVIAVPRLLQLLKGSIEGEFAAKHLAGVFHGLMKSAEKLPREARKLLFSPVQRKFGRHFTLFVSGGAPLAPDVFRFWDAMGFTVVEGYGLTECSPVLTANTLERQLVGSVGKALPGVELKIEHDEVFVRGENVFRGYYENPAATADAFTEDGWFRTGDMGELDEERWLRIKGRSKELIVTGAGINVYPDEIENILDRTPGVKESCVIGLDMGAGEEVHAVLILDGRGRNAEEIVADANSRLDELHRITGFSLWPETDFPKTTTMKIQKFKVKQRIREGRESEAGISADSLLNLLARITGVNGRDIREDSFLVTSLGLTSIGRLELINQIEQEYRLDLEDSAIDQMTKVSDLRRIIAARKKSGRGRRLRFWSNSLPVRGIRRLCDTLLHYPLLRCFVKLETAGVENLAKADAPVMFIANHLSYFDQPAIMFSMPRQWRYRTATAA from the coding sequence ATGAAGAACCTGTCGGATCTGTTCCAGACCTTTAAAAACCGTGGCGACGAAACCTCGTTGATCTATCGCACCGGTGTGCGACGCCTCGTCTTCTCTTATGAACAACTGACCGATTTGTCACTGAAGATGAACCGTTGGCTTGCCCGACAGGGAATCGGACATGGAGACCGGGTACTGCTCTGGGGGCCGAATTCTCCCTGGTGGGCAGTGGCGTTCTGGGGGATCATCATCCGCGGCGGGATTGTCGTGCCGGTCGACTTCATGTCCGGCCGGGAGCGCGCCGAGACCATCGCCAACCTGACCGGTGCCCGGCTCGTCATCCAGAGCCGCTATAAACTTGAAAGAATGACGGAGCACCCGGCCGTCCTCATGGAAGAGCTGGAGTTTCTCCTCGACGGGCTTGAGCCGCTCATGAAGATTGCCTCACCGGAACCGGACGAGGCTGCCCAGCTCATCTACACCTCAGGCACCACCGGCACACCCAAGGGGGTGATCCTTACCCATCGCAACCTGCTCGCCAACCTGAGCCAGGTAAACCGGCACATTCCCGTGGTCGGCCAGGAGTTTTCCTTCCTGTCTCTGCTGCCGCTCTCCCACATGTTCGAGCAGATGGGGGGATTTTTCATCCCGCTCTACCATGGCGCCGCCATCGTCTACCTCCGCACCCTCAAGCCGTCTGCCATCATGGAAGCGCTTGCCGACGAAGACATCTACGCCGTCATCGCCGTGCCACGCCTCCTGCAACTTCTGAAAGGGTCCATCGAAGGGGAATTCGCGGCCAAACACCTGGCTGGCGTTTTCCATGGTCTCATGAAATCGGCAGAGAAATTGCCGCGTGAAGCGAGAAAGCTCCTCTTCTCTCCGGTGCAGCGGAAGTTCGGCCGACATTTCACCCTCTTCGTCTCAGGCGGGGCACCGCTCGCTCCTGACGTATTCCGTTTCTGGGACGCCATGGGCTTTACGGTGGTAGAGGGTTACGGCCTGACGGAATGCTCGCCGGTACTGACGGCCAACACGCTGGAGAGGCAGCTCGTCGGCTCCGTGGGAAAGGCGCTCCCCGGTGTGGAGCTGAAAATCGAACATGACGAGGTATTTGTCAGGGGAGAAAATGTCTTTCGCGGCTACTACGAGAACCCCGCCGCTACGGCGGATGCGTTTACCGAAGACGGCTGGTTCCGCACCGGAGACATGGGGGAGCTGGACGAGGAAAGGTGGCTGCGAATCAAGGGGAGAAGCAAGGAGTTGATCGTCACCGGCGCCGGGATCAACGTCTACCCCGACGAGATCGAAAACATCCTCGACAGGACGCCCGGGGTCAAGGAATCATGTGTTATCGGCCTGGACATGGGAGCAGGAGAAGAGGTTCATGCCGTGCTCATCCTTGACGGACGCGGCAGGAACGCCGAAGAAATAGTTGCGGACGCCAATAGCCGCCTTGACGAACTGCACAGGATCACCGGTTTTTCCCTCTGGCCCGAGACCGACTTTCCCAAAACCACCACCATGAAAATCCAGAAGTTCAAGGTGAAACAGCGGATCAGGGAAGGCCGGGAAAGTGAAGCAGGGATTTCTGCGGACTCATTGCTGAACCTTCTAGCCCGCATCACCGGCGTGAACGGCCGCGATATCCGCGAGGATTCTTTCCTGGTCACATCCCTGGGACTCACCTCCATCGGCCGACTGGAGCTGATCAACCAGATCGAACAGGAATACAGGCTCGACCTGGAAGACTCGGCCATCGACCAGATGACAAAGGTTTCCGACCTGCGGCGGATAATCGCAGCACGAAAAAAATCCGGCAGAGGTCGGCGGCTGCGGTTCTGGTCGAACAGTCTTCCGGTGCGCGGCATAAGGCGGCTCTGCGACACCCTCCTCCATTACCCCCTCCTGCGCTGTTTCGTCAAGCTTGAGACGGCCGGGGTGGAAAATCTGGCCAAGGCGGATGCGCCGGTCATGTTTATCGCCAACCACCTGAGTTATTTCGACCAGCCCGCAATCATGTTCTCCATGCCGCGGCAGTGGCGCTATCGCACCGCCACTGCCGCCTAG
- a CDS encoding Txe/YoeB family addiction module toxin, which yields MVTWRLVFTKQAQKDAKKIAHSGLKPQAERLLEILKENPYKNPPPYEKLLGDLSGACSRRINIQHRLVYQILDEIKTVKVIRMWTHYE from the coding sequence ATGGTGACCTGGCGACTGGTCTTTACCAAGCAAGCTCAAAAAGATGCAAAAAAGATCGCACACTCCGGCCTTAAACCCCAAGCCGAGCGACTGCTCGAAATCCTCAAAGAAAATCCCTACAAAAATCCACCGCCATACGAAAAACTCCTGGGCGATCTGTCCGGCGCATGTTCCCGAAGAATTAATATCCAGCATCGACTGGTTTACCAGATTTTGGATGAAATCAAGACAGTGAAAGTCATCCGCATGTGGACACACTATGAGTAA
- a CDS encoding SlyX family protein produces METRLTDMETLLMHQENTIQQLNEVVREQQRMIDGLRAEVQQIKEHLQALSPSVNRLPSEEEPPPHY; encoded by the coding sequence ATGGAAACACGTCTGACCGATATGGAAACCCTCCTGATGCACCAGGAGAATACCATCCAGCAGCTCAATGAAGTGGTAAGGGAACAGCAGCGGATGATCGACGGCCTGCGCGCCGAGGTACAGCAGATCAAGGAGCATCTACAGGCCCTTTCTCCGTCTGTCAACAGACTTCCGTCGGAAGAGGAGCCGCCGCCACATTACTGA
- a CDS encoding aldo/keto reductase yields the protein MKKVTLGNTGLSINPLVFGTLPLGPLQAGLTPEEGGRLIRYALEQGVNMLDTAELYQTYPHIRAALNGYKGEVHIVSKTHAPDVAQARAHVERGLRELGIERFDIVHLHGARIADPFVERKEVLDELLRMKEEGKIAHVGLSSHYISAMRKAVSHPEIEVVHPLINRTGMGILDGTALEMAEAIAANGRSGKGVYAMKALAGGNLISEARASIRYVLGLAGVDGVAIGMLSEAEIDANLALFCDGVADETVWTGLESKRRKLRIMTRFCKGCGKCLDACASSALSVVDGHAQVDEEACILCGYCAASCPEFIIRVV from the coding sequence ATGAAGAAGGTAACACTCGGCAATACCGGCTTGAGCATAAATCCGCTCGTTTTCGGCACCCTGCCGCTCGGACCGCTCCAGGCGGGCTTGACCCCGGAAGAAGGGGGGAGGCTGATCCGTTACGCCCTGGAGCAGGGGGTGAACATGCTGGACACGGCCGAGCTCTATCAGACCTATCCCCACATCCGCGCAGCCCTGAACGGTTATAAGGGGGAGGTGCACATCGTCAGCAAGACCCATGCGCCGGACGTGGCGCAGGCACGGGCCCACGTGGAACGCGGCCTCAGGGAGCTGGGGATAGAGCGCTTCGATATTGTCCACCTCCATGGCGCGCGGATAGCCGATCCATTCGTTGAGCGGAAAGAGGTGCTGGATGAACTGCTCCGGATGAAGGAGGAAGGAAAGATCGCCCATGTGGGGCTCTCTTCCCACTACATCTCAGCCATGCGCAAGGCCGTCTCCCACCCGGAGATAGAGGTCGTCCATCCTCTCATCAACCGGACCGGGATGGGGATACTGGACGGGACTGCTCTGGAAATGGCGGAGGCCATCGCGGCCAACGGCCGGAGCGGCAAGGGGGTCTACGCCATGAAGGCCCTGGCGGGAGGCAATCTCATCTCCGAGGCGCGCGCCAGCATCCGTTATGTGCTCGGCTTGGCCGGGGTTGACGGGGTGGCGATCGGCATGCTGTCCGAGGCGGAGATCGATGCCAACCTGGCGCTCTTCTGTGACGGAGTGGCGGATGAAACGGTCTGGACGGGGCTTGAGAGCAAGCGGCGCAAGCTCAGGATCATGACCCGGTTCTGCAAGGGGTGCGGTAAGTGTCTTGATGCCTGTGCCAGCAGCGCCCTCTCGGTGGTGGACGGCCATGCGCAGGTGGATGAGGAGGCCTGCATCCTCTGCGGCTACTGCGCCGCTTCCTGCCCTGAGTTTATTATCAGGGTGGTGTAA
- a CDS encoding carbon-nitrogen hydrolase: protein MKNLTVGLVQQSCTADRNATIEKSMAGIRTAAAKGTELVVLQELHCGPYFCQTEDTSCFDRAEPIPGPATEQFGALARELGVVIVTSLFERRAPGLYHNTAVVLEKDGSIAGKYRKMHIPDDPAFYEKFYFTPGDLGFEPIQTSVGKLGVLVCWDQWYPEAARLLALAGAELLIYPTAIGWDPNDTDAEKKRQLDAWITIQRSHAVANGIPLVSVNRVGFEADPSGAGAGIDFWGNSFVAGPQGEFLSEGSNGREEVLVVEIDGKRSEDVRRIWPFLRDRRIDAYGDLLKRYRD from the coding sequence ATGAAAAACCTGACCGTCGGACTCGTGCAGCAGAGCTGCACAGCGGACAGAAATGCAACCATCGAGAAGAGCATGGCGGGGATCAGAACAGCCGCAGCAAAAGGGACGGAGCTGGTGGTCCTGCAGGAACTCCATTGCGGCCCCTATTTCTGCCAGACCGAGGATACCAGTTGCTTCGACCGGGCTGAGCCGATCCCCGGTCCGGCAACGGAGCAGTTCGGGGCGCTGGCACGGGAACTGGGGGTGGTGATCGTCACCTCGCTGTTCGAGCGGCGTGCACCGGGTCTCTACCATAACACGGCGGTGGTGCTGGAAAAGGACGGCTCCATTGCCGGCAAGTACCGGAAGATGCACATCCCGGACGATCCGGCATTCTACGAGAAATTCTACTTCACCCCCGGCGACCTGGGTTTCGAGCCGATCCAGACCTCGGTCGGGAAGCTCGGCGTGCTGGTCTGCTGGGACCAGTGGTATCCCGAGGCGGCCCGGCTCCTGGCCCTGGCCGGGGCCGAACTCCTCATCTACCCGACCGCCATCGGCTGGGACCCGAACGACACGGACGCCGAAAAAAAACGGCAGCTCGACGCCTGGATAACCATCCAGCGCAGCCACGCAGTGGCCAACGGCATTCCGCTCGTAAGCGTCAACCGGGTCGGTTTCGAAGCCGATCCGAGCGGTGCGGGCGCAGGGATAGATTTCTGGGGAAACAGCTTTGTTGCCGGGCCACAGGGGGAATTTCTGTCGGAGGGAAGCAATGGCCGGGAAGAGGTGCTAGTGGTGGAGATCGATGGGAAAAGGAGCGAGGACGTCCGTCGCATCTGGCCGTTTCTCCGCGACCGGCGCATCGACGCCTACGGGGACCTGCTGAAGCGTTACCGGGACTGA
- a CDS encoding type II toxin-antitoxin system Phd/YefM family antitoxin, whose product MTTLSATEARKCLYSLVDDVAESHHPVQIVGKRHSAVLISEEDWRAIQETLYLTSIPGMRESIQDGIKKPIEECDEELEW is encoded by the coding sequence ATGACGACACTTTCAGCAACTGAAGCGAGAAAATGCCTGTATAGCCTCGTTGATGATGTGGCAGAATCTCATCATCCGGTTCAGATCGTGGGCAAGAGGCACTCAGCGGTCCTTATCTCGGAAGAAGACTGGCGGGCAATCCAGGAAACGTTGTATCTCACATCTATACCAGGTATGCGTGAATCCATCCAGGATGGGATCAAGAAGCCGATAGAGGAGTGTGATGAGGAACTTGAATGGTGA
- a CDS encoding DUF2442 domain-containing protein, translated as MYPSVKEVVPGDDYIISVVFDNGECGTLDMKPLLDFGVFQWIKDYDAFKRVRVAFDTIEWDCRVDLDPEYVYARCKAGKAA; from the coding sequence ATGTATCCTTCGGTAAAAGAAGTTGTTCCCGGCGATGACTATATCATTTCCGTTGTGTTCGATAATGGTGAGTGCGGCACTCTTGACATGAAACCACTCCTTGATTTTGGTGTATTTCAGTGGATCAAGGACTATGATGCTTTCAAACGGGTTCGTGTTGCGTTCGATACCATCGAATGGGATTGCAGGGTTGATCTTGACCCTGAGTATGTCTATGCAAGATGCAAGGCGGGTAAAGCCGCATAA
- a CDS encoding agmatine deiminase family protein produces the protein MLRRLPAEWEEQDGVLLAWPHEGSDWRPWLDAVEPVFVEIVRQISLIEQVVVVAPDTAPMRKKLQESGAALERIRLFEMDINDTWSRDFGPITVLEDGRPLILDFGFNGWGLKFAADQDNQITRRLHKLGAFGATPLKTIGLIMEGGSIESDGHGTILTTAECLLNGNRNPHLSRTEVEDALKELCGAGHFLWLENGYLAGDDTDSHVDTLARLCPNDTIAYVTCDDPDDEHYQALSAMERELKAFRTTNGRPYRLIPLPWPEVRYDEEGDRLPATYANFLIINRAVLVPTYRDKNDAAALAAIAKAFPDREIIGIDCLPLILQHGSLHCVTMQLPKGILKP, from the coding sequence ATGCTGCGCAGATTACCCGCCGAGTGGGAGGAACAGGACGGCGTCCTCCTCGCCTGGCCCCACGAAGGAAGCGACTGGCGCCCATGGCTTGACGCAGTGGAGCCGGTTTTCGTTGAAATAGTCAGACAGATAAGCCTCATCGAGCAGGTAGTAGTCGTGGCCCCCGATACGGCGCCGATGAGAAAAAAATTGCAGGAAAGCGGCGCGGCTCTTGAGCGGATAAGGCTCTTTGAGATGGATATCAATGACACCTGGTCCAGGGATTTCGGTCCTATCACCGTACTTGAGGACGGCCGGCCGCTCATCCTCGATTTCGGCTTCAACGGCTGGGGGTTGAAATTCGCCGCAGACCAGGACAACCAGATCACCCGCCGTCTCCATAAATTGGGGGCGTTCGGCGCCACGCCGCTCAAGACCATCGGACTGATCATGGAAGGGGGGAGCATCGAGAGCGACGGTCACGGCACCATCCTGACCACCGCCGAATGCCTGCTGAACGGGAACCGCAACCCGCACCTGAGCAGAACCGAAGTGGAGGATGCGCTGAAGGAACTCTGCGGAGCCGGGCACTTCCTCTGGCTGGAAAACGGCTACCTGGCAGGAGACGACACCGACTCCCACGTGGACACGCTCGCCAGGCTCTGTCCGAACGACACCATCGCTTACGTGACATGCGACGATCCAGATGACGAGCATTACCAGGCACTTTCTGCCATGGAAAGGGAGCTGAAGGCCTTCAGGACAACCAACGGCCGCCCCTACCGGCTGATCCCGCTTCCCTGGCCGGAAGTGAGATACGACGAGGAGGGTGACCGCCTCCCGGCAACCTACGCCAACTTCCTCATCATCAACAGGGCAGTGCTCGTCCCCACCTACCGGGACAAAAACGACGCAGCAGCGCTTGCGGCCATCGCCAAAGCCTTTCCCGACCGGGAGATCATCGGCATCGATTGCCTCCCCCTGATCCTCCAGCACGGCTCGCTGCACTGCGTCACCATGCAGCTGCCGAAGGGGATTTTGAAACCGTAG
- a CDS encoding class I SAM-dependent rRNA methyltransferase, with product MQQEQRTVGSETVRMIELGHPWIIADNHTRKWPAGKAGDVVELADGNGRFIATALLDPDDRIVARVLSRERMRPDRTWLSRRLQTAIQLRRSHADLADTSAYRLVNGEGDGLPGLTVDCYGEYLMVQLYSVGWRPHLKAVTQVLQELLHPAGIYEKSRPQKTRELEAVSDTKSYGRLLAGAPAQQPLQVQENGLNFLVSLEQGLNTGLFLDQRKNRRDLMARVHGKRVLNLFAYTAAFSVAAAAAGASLVTSVDASSSYLEWGKANFGANRLNPKRHEFIVGDCLNVMQELARQGKVYDIIIMDPPSFSTTARSRFTTRGGTADLVAAALPLLQAGGLLITSSNHQKIDVADYLKELRRGALQAGNELRVISLAGQPEDFPYPVTFPEGRYLKYAVSVKAE from the coding sequence ATGCAGCAGGAACAAAGGACGGTCGGCTCGGAAACGGTGCGGATGATTGAATTGGGTCATCCATGGATCATCGCCGATAACCATACCAGGAAATGGCCGGCAGGCAAGGCCGGTGATGTTGTAGAACTGGCCGATGGCAACGGGCGTTTTATCGCCACTGCGCTTCTTGACCCCGATGATCGGATCGTGGCGCGGGTGCTCTCACGGGAACGGATGCGTCCGGACAGGACATGGCTTTCAAGACGCCTGCAAACGGCCATTCAGCTGCGCCGGAGCCATGCCGATCTGGCAGATACGAGCGCCTACCGCCTGGTCAATGGCGAGGGGGATGGTCTTCCCGGCCTGACGGTGGACTGCTATGGCGAGTATCTCATGGTGCAGCTCTACAGCGTGGGCTGGCGTCCTCATCTGAAGGCCGTGACCCAGGTTTTGCAGGAACTGCTGCACCCTGCGGGGATCTACGAGAAGTCCCGGCCGCAGAAGACCAGGGAGCTTGAGGCGGTGAGCGATACGAAAAGCTATGGACGCTTGCTGGCAGGCGCCCCTGCGCAGCAACCCCTGCAAGTGCAGGAAAACGGCCTGAACTTCCTGGTCAGCTTGGAGCAGGGGCTGAACACCGGCCTGTTTCTGGACCAGCGCAAGAACCGCCGCGACCTGATGGCCCGCGTTCATGGAAAACGGGTGCTCAACCTGTTCGCCTACACCGCCGCTTTTTCCGTGGCGGCAGCGGCGGCAGGGGCAAGCCTCGTCACCAGTGTCGACGCCTCGTCCAGCTACCTGGAGTGGGGCAAGGCGAACTTCGGCGCCAACCGGCTCAATCCAAAACGCCACGAATTCATCGTCGGCGACTGTCTGAACGTGATGCAGGAGCTGGCAAGGCAAGGAAAGGTCTACGACATCATTATCATGGACCCGCCGTCGTTTTCCACCACCGCCAGGAGCCGATTCACCACCCGCGGCGGCACAGCGGACCTGGTGGCAGCGGCGCTTCCCCTGTTGCAGGCGGGAGGCCTGTTGATCACCTCTTCCAACCACCAGAAGATCGATGTGGCCGATTACCTCAAGGAGCTGCGCCGCGGCGCCCTCCAGGCGGGGAACGAGCTGCGCGTCATCTCCCTTGCCGGCCAGCCGGAGGATTTCCCCTATCCGGTCACGTTTCCCGAGGGGCGCTACCTGAAGTACGCGGTGAGTGTTAAAGCAGAGTGA
- a CDS encoding type II toxin-antitoxin system MqsR family toxin: protein MAEKRKPTYDLDAFKATFASIEKLAVTGTALRSAAALGYGRAEIVDTIQTMQRGHFYKSMTAYADSRLWQDVYHVPSQAGVLYVKFTADAITEFLLLSFKEKDND, encoded by the coding sequence ATGGCCGAAAAACGGAAACCCACATACGATCTTGATGCGTTTAAAGCCACTTTTGCCAGTATCGAAAAGCTTGCCGTCACAGGCACGGCGCTTCGTAGTGCAGCCGCGCTTGGATACGGACGCGCAGAGATTGTGGACACGATCCAGACGATGCAGCGAGGCCATTTCTATAAATCTATGACGGCTTATGCCGATTCCCGGTTATGGCAGGACGTGTATCATGTCCCGTCTCAAGCGGGTGTGCTGTACGTGAAGTTTACCGCCGATGCCATAACCGAGTTTTTGCTGCTGTCGTTCAAGGAGAAAGACAATGACTAA
- a CDS encoding DUF2721 domain-containing protein translates to MPLHEKELLDALSSTRILTSMITPAVLISACGTLIFSTSGRLGRLFDRVNSMKSEVEGILAGHFTFHEERLAYIRAQLWRQRIRTILIQRALAALYTATALFVASSLAIAFNVAFGGPETSWIPTAIALLGGLFLFAASALLLYESRYNLTFINSHIDFIAFLEENCRKTGEDEQQKQ, encoded by the coding sequence ATGCCATTACACGAAAAAGAACTCCTCGATGCCCTGTCCAGCACCCGCATCCTCACCTCGATGATCACCCCCGCGGTGCTCATCTCCGCCTGCGGCACCCTCATCTTTTCCACCTCCGGCCGGCTTGGGCGGCTCTTTGACCGGGTCAACTCCATGAAGAGCGAGGTGGAGGGGATACTGGCGGGTCATTTCACCTTTCACGAAGAACGGCTGGCATACATAAGGGCCCAGCTGTGGCGGCAGCGCATCCGCACCATCCTCATCCAGCGGGCCCTGGCGGCGCTCTATACCGCAACGGCGCTCTTCGTCGCCTCAAGCCTCGCGATAGCCTTCAATGTCGCCTTCGGCGGGCCCGAAACCAGCTGGATACCCACCGCAATCGCCCTTCTGGGCGGGCTGTTCCTCTTCGCCGCCAGCGCCCTCCTCCTTTACGAGAGCAGGTACAACCTGACGTTCATCAACAGCCACATCGACTTCATCGCCTTTCTTGAAGAGAACTGCCGCAAGACAGGGGAAGACGAGCAGCAGAAACAGTGA
- a CDS encoding c(7)-type cytochrome triheme domain-containing protein, protein MKTKTFMFGVILAFSFSGAALAVQADKKLEYSGSPMGAVVFDGQTHKNAGLTCKDCHNPVIFPEMKKGGVKITMNDLYAGKYCGRCHNGEKAFQIKDNCTRCHHKP, encoded by the coding sequence ATGAAAACGAAAACATTCATGTTTGGCGTTATCCTGGCATTCTCTTTTAGCGGCGCTGCCCTTGCCGTGCAAGCCGACAAAAAACTGGAATATAGCGGGAGCCCGATGGGGGCCGTTGTTTTCGATGGCCAAACGCACAAAAATGCCGGGCTGACCTGCAAAGATTGCCATAACCCCGTCATCTTCCCGGAGATGAAAAAAGGGGGGGTAAAGATAACCATGAATGATCTCTATGCAGGCAAGTATTGCGGCAGATGCCACAACGGAGAAAAGGCTTTCCAGATCAAGGACAACTGCACCCGCTGCCACCACAAGCCCTGA